The Solenopsis invicta isolate M01_SB chromosome 12, UNIL_Sinv_3.0, whole genome shotgun sequence genome window below encodes:
- the LOC105198495 gene encoding maternal embryonic leucine zipper kinase isoform X1, producing MVRYTALKGLYELEKTIGSGGFAKVKLATHVATGEKVAIKIMEKTALGEDLPRVKLEVEALKTLLHQHICRLYQVIETDSHYFMVMEYCSGGELFDHIVEKNRLSEFESRKFFCQIVSAVAYMHNLGYAHRDLKPENVLLDKDENLKLIDFGLCAKPKMGIQAHLYTSCGSPTYAAPELIMGKKYLGSEVDIWSMGVLLYTLLCGFLPFDDNNLENLYKKILSGKYEEPYWLSNNSKMLIKSMLQIDPVKRITIHELCCHPWITGSSMKFISFIHKTEFEKDDEVLSTVSAICGVNSVDIWRKLVQSDRTDYRTATYLLLLDRKLRGLSLKIPSLTKTHFKQEINGKNLPQREIIVKNFITKLDHSPSSRTNNEQSPTIDVTYDVLPKKNENNFREPCISTRKRLRSRDCDDILSPVLYNITTVPAKRQPENRSPTPTQSSTPEPKVSQTSTPGSARKVMMGLERGLNRVRCVLTPKRRIKNENTDPDEPTVLTGKGLSNVSATCSGCPKHVLSKLRRALRQKGIMCRQKGFILQGETEEFFPQDRKDSLKSISSQNSCSFELEVCLLEIDPNGKRLVGIRRKRLKGDAWVYKRVCEEILALTAEDISTNSEVPSESKCPI from the exons ATGGTGCGATACACCGCCCTGAAAGGTTTGTACGAGCTGGAGAAGACAATCGGTAGCGGTGGCTTTGCCAAAGTCAAGCTCGCGACTCATGTCGCTACCGGCGAAAAGGTTGCCATCAAGATTATGGAGAAGACTGCGTTAGGC GAAGACTTGCCAAGGGTGAAGCTCGAAGTAGAGGCACTAAAGACACTGTTGCATCAACACATTTGTAGGCTGTATCAGGTGATAGAAACAGACAGTCATTACTTCATGGTGATGGAATATTGCTCTGGTGGAGAACTGTTTGATCATATAG TTGAGAAAAATAGATTGTCAGAATTTGAATCCCGCAAATTTTTTTGTCAGATAGTGTCTGCTGTTGCATACATGCATAATTTGGGATATGCTCATAGAGATTTGAAAcct gAAAATGTTTTACTTGATAAAGATgagaatttaaagttaattgaCTTTGGATTATGCGCAAAACCCAAGATGGGAATTCAGGCACATTTATATACCTCGTGCGGTTCTCCTACATATGCTGCACCAGAACTCATAATGGGAAAGAAATATCTAg GCTCAGAAGTAGATATTTGGAGTATGGGAGTTCTTCTTTATACTCTACTGTGTGGCTTTTTGCCTTTTGATGACAATAATTTAGAGAACCTGTacaaaaaaatactt AGTGGCAAATATGAAGAACCATATTGGTTGTCTAATAATAGTAAAATGCTAATCAAGTCAATGTTGCAAATTGATCCGGTAAAGAGAATTACCATTCACGAATTGTGTTGTCATCCATGGATTACGGGAAGTTCTATGAAGTTTATATCGTTTATTCATAAAACAGAA TTTGAAAAAGATGATGAGGTATTGAGTACTGTATCTGCCATTTGTGGTGTGAATAGTGTAGATATATGGAGGAAACTTGTGCAGAGTGATAGAACTGATTATAGAACGGCTACATATCTGTTGTTACTTGACAGAAAATTGCGTGGACTTTCATTGAAAATACCATCTTTGACGAAAACGCATTTTAAGCAAGAAATA AATGGCAAAAATTTGCCACAACGTGAAATAATAGTCAAGAATTTTATAACCAAACTTGATCATTCTCCAAGTAGCAGAACAAACAACGAGCAATCTCCAACAATTGATGTCACTTATGATGTCTTGCccaagaaaaatgaaaataactttcGAGAACCATGTATATCAACAAGAAAAAGATTACGAAGTAGAGACTGTGACGATATATTATCACctg ttttatataatattactacAGTACCAGCAAAACGACAGCCTGAAAATAGATCACCTACTCCAACACAATCTTCAACACCAGAACCCAA aGTTTCTCAAACATCTACACCTGGTAGTGCAAGAAAAGTCATGATGGGCTTAGAACGAGGATTGAATCGGGTAAGGTGTGTTCTGACACCAAAAAGGCGCATAAAGAATGAAAACACCGATCCCGATGAACCAACTGTATTGACGGGAAAG GGTCTGTCTAATGTATCTGCAACATGCAGCGGTTGTCCGAAACATGTTCTCTCGAAATTACGAAGAGCACTACGGCAGAAGGGTATAATGTGCCGTCAGAAAgg ATTCATTTTGCAAGGGGAAACTGAAGAGTTCTTTCCGCAAGATAGGAAAGATTCTTTAAAATCGATTTCCTCTCAGAATTCCTGCTCCTTCGAATTGGAGGTCTGTCTCTTGGAGATCGATCCGAATGGTAAACGATTAGTCGGCATTCGTCGAAAACGATTAAAAGGTGACGCTTGGGTTTATAAACGCGTCTGTGAGGAAATTCTTGCCCTCACTGCAGAAGATATTTCCACAAATTCAGAGGTTCCTTCTGAATCCAAGTGTCCTATTTGA
- the LOC105198495 gene encoding maternal embryonic leucine zipper kinase isoform X2 — MVRYTALKGLYELEKTIGSGGFAKVKLATHVATGEKVAIKIMEKTALGEDLPRVKLEVEALKTLLHQHICRLYQVIETDSHYFMVMEYCSGGELFDHIVEKNRLSEFESRKFFCQIVSAVAYMHNLGYAHRDLKPENVLLDKDENLKLIDFGLCAKPKMGIQAHLYTSCGSPTYAAPELIMGKKYLGSEVDIWSMGVLLYTLLCGFLPFDDNNLENLYKKILSGKYEEPYWLSNNSKMLIKSMLQIDPVKRITIHELCCHPWITGSSMKFISFIHKTEFEKDDEVLSTVSAICGVNSVDIWRKLVQSDRTDYRTATYLLLLDRKLRGLSLKIPSLTKTHFKQEINGKNLPQREIIVKNFITKLDHSPSSRTNNEQSPTIDVTYDVLPKKNENNFREPCISTRKRLRSRDCDDILSPVPAKRQPENRSPTPTQSSTPEPKVSQTSTPGSARKVMMGLERGLNRVRCVLTPKRRIKNENTDPDEPTVLTGKGLSNVSATCSGCPKHVLSKLRRALRQKGIMCRQKGFILQGETEEFFPQDRKDSLKSISSQNSCSFELEVCLLEIDPNGKRLVGIRRKRLKGDAWVYKRVCEEILALTAEDISTNSEVPSESKCPI; from the exons ATGGTGCGATACACCGCCCTGAAAGGTTTGTACGAGCTGGAGAAGACAATCGGTAGCGGTGGCTTTGCCAAAGTCAAGCTCGCGACTCATGTCGCTACCGGCGAAAAGGTTGCCATCAAGATTATGGAGAAGACTGCGTTAGGC GAAGACTTGCCAAGGGTGAAGCTCGAAGTAGAGGCACTAAAGACACTGTTGCATCAACACATTTGTAGGCTGTATCAGGTGATAGAAACAGACAGTCATTACTTCATGGTGATGGAATATTGCTCTGGTGGAGAACTGTTTGATCATATAG TTGAGAAAAATAGATTGTCAGAATTTGAATCCCGCAAATTTTTTTGTCAGATAGTGTCTGCTGTTGCATACATGCATAATTTGGGATATGCTCATAGAGATTTGAAAcct gAAAATGTTTTACTTGATAAAGATgagaatttaaagttaattgaCTTTGGATTATGCGCAAAACCCAAGATGGGAATTCAGGCACATTTATATACCTCGTGCGGTTCTCCTACATATGCTGCACCAGAACTCATAATGGGAAAGAAATATCTAg GCTCAGAAGTAGATATTTGGAGTATGGGAGTTCTTCTTTATACTCTACTGTGTGGCTTTTTGCCTTTTGATGACAATAATTTAGAGAACCTGTacaaaaaaatactt AGTGGCAAATATGAAGAACCATATTGGTTGTCTAATAATAGTAAAATGCTAATCAAGTCAATGTTGCAAATTGATCCGGTAAAGAGAATTACCATTCACGAATTGTGTTGTCATCCATGGATTACGGGAAGTTCTATGAAGTTTATATCGTTTATTCATAAAACAGAA TTTGAAAAAGATGATGAGGTATTGAGTACTGTATCTGCCATTTGTGGTGTGAATAGTGTAGATATATGGAGGAAACTTGTGCAGAGTGATAGAACTGATTATAGAACGGCTACATATCTGTTGTTACTTGACAGAAAATTGCGTGGACTTTCATTGAAAATACCATCTTTGACGAAAACGCATTTTAAGCAAGAAATA AATGGCAAAAATTTGCCACAACGTGAAATAATAGTCAAGAATTTTATAACCAAACTTGATCATTCTCCAAGTAGCAGAACAAACAACGAGCAATCTCCAACAATTGATGTCACTTATGATGTCTTGCccaagaaaaatgaaaataactttcGAGAACCATGTATATCAACAAGAAAAAGATTACGAAGTAGAGACTGTGACGATATATTATCACctg TACCAGCAAAACGACAGCCTGAAAATAGATCACCTACTCCAACACAATCTTCAACACCAGAACCCAA aGTTTCTCAAACATCTACACCTGGTAGTGCAAGAAAAGTCATGATGGGCTTAGAACGAGGATTGAATCGGGTAAGGTGTGTTCTGACACCAAAAAGGCGCATAAAGAATGAAAACACCGATCCCGATGAACCAACTGTATTGACGGGAAAG GGTCTGTCTAATGTATCTGCAACATGCAGCGGTTGTCCGAAACATGTTCTCTCGAAATTACGAAGAGCACTACGGCAGAAGGGTATAATGTGCCGTCAGAAAgg ATTCATTTTGCAAGGGGAAACTGAAGAGTTCTTTCCGCAAGATAGGAAAGATTCTTTAAAATCGATTTCCTCTCAGAATTCCTGCTCCTTCGAATTGGAGGTCTGTCTCTTGGAGATCGATCCGAATGGTAAACGATTAGTCGGCATTCGTCGAAAACGATTAAAAGGTGACGCTTGGGTTTATAAACGCGTCTGTGAGGAAATTCTTGCCCTCACTGCAGAAGATATTTCCACAAATTCAGAGGTTCCTTCTGAATCCAAGTGTCCTATTTGA